ACTGGAAGCCCAAGATCCAGCTGGTTTCTTCTGGGACCTCTCTCCCTGGCCTGCGCACGGCTGCCCTCTTGCTGCCTGGTCACATGGTTTCTCCTCTGCACATGCAACCCTGGTGTCGGTGTCCTAATCTATAATGGTGCCAATCAGATTGGATTACGACCCACTCTAAAGGCCttacttagggacacctgggtggctcagtggttgagcatctgtctgccttcggctcagggcctgatcctggagtcccaggatcgagtcccacatcgggctctctgcatggaaactgcttctccctcagcctgtgtctctgcctctctctctgcgtctctcatgaataaataaataaaatctttaaacaaagaaagaaaaaggcctTACTTGATTCCCTCTTTAGaaaccctgtctccaaatacagttgcATTCTCAGACACTAGGGGTTAGAGCTTCCATGTATGAATTTTCCACAATTCCTTCTATCATGGCAGGTGCACCTCCCCTGTGTGTGGGTCACTCTCTAAGGACAGGGAATGAATCTGAGTGCTCTGTATGGTCCATAGGATCTCTGGGCTGGGTTTCCAGGTCCTGCCCAGAAGTGGTGCCCAGTAActgcctctcccccatccccctgcccccacagcactcttctccctccccctcccttcaaAGGAGCCAGCAGGTGGGGTAAGCAGGCTGCAGAGTGAGGAGTGAGGGCTGGGTCCTTCTGTTCCTGTTTCCTTTCTGGCCCTCCACCTGAGGCCAGGCAGCTTCCCAGGGCCGCTGGGGGCAGGGATAAGAAGTGCTCCAgggagccgggggtggggtggagggggggtaGGCAGTGGGCTGGGCTGCCAGGGGCCTGCTGCCCAGCTGTGTGGCTGGGAGCTGTATGTGCCATCCGTGCTCCAGCCTGCAAAGCGTTCTTGTGCCTCCACAAGAAGGGGAGGGGATAGGGGGCTCTGGGGTGGTGGCAACTAATGGTCAAAACGACAGCTTTGTCTTCCTCTGAAGTAATAAAAACGATCTCAGAGGAAGGTAGAAACACTCATTAACGGATCATCTGCACATCAGGCCCTTTCGGTCACGGCATCTCCTTGCacctcacagcagccctgggtGATGATGATGGGCCTCTTGTACAGACATGACCACTAAGGCTCCCAGGTGAGGTGTGACAAGTCCAAGGGCTGGACTGGGGAGGCCCTCACTCTCCCCAGTGTTGGTCACAGAGCCCAGCAAAGCTCTCAAGAACTCCCagcatttaaagaaatgaatataaagcCAAGCATCAGccaggcccccgccccggctgcctggggcctggccaccttcccagagtggctgcctGGCTGCCGTGCTGACCTCCTAGCTCCTGCCACTCCCTTCTTCCATTTGGGGCCTTCCCTTTCTGCTCTGTGCACTCCCAGAGCCAGCACTGGAGAATCACAGAAAGGTGTCACTTCCCCACAAGGACTTAGTCCCTCACCCACACCCAGATACACAAGCATGGCCCACCTGTGGTGGGGGCTTGAGTCTGGACTTCTCGCTGTGGCTGCCAGAGAGGGTGACTTTCCAGGCTCCCATGCAGCCAGGGTGACCAGTCATGCACCCACACCAGACAAAGAAGTGGGAGCTGAGGACAGCTCTTCTGGCTGCCCTAGTGGCCACCATGCCCAGCTTCCAGATGCAACCAGGCCAGAAGCCCCCACGGTGGGACCCAAGGAATGCAGTTTGTTCTGTGCTGGGATTCCCCATGTGATCTCCAACCCTGGCTCTCTCAGAGCTTCCAGGAGTTTCCCAATCCCCTCTAGAACATTCCTTCCTCCCCTAACTCACCAAGGTTGGTTCCTGCTGTTTGTGGCTGAGAATACactggtggcaggggtggggtggggggtggggggtgttagTTGGAGGGGGGGTGTTCCCGGTCCCCATGGAGACTGAGCCATCTTGAGTGTTCTTGGGTGGGTGAAAGAGACCCCACATTTCCTACCACTGGAATATAGTtctatccaattaaaaatgattaagaagtGATTCATCCAGATGAGACAAGCAGCGAGTGACCGAACCTGTGACAGGTAAATGACAgggcttctattttcttttcttcccaaattaTTCCAGTCACAAAGGACCACCTTTTCTATGTACTGTCCAGGGAGTGAgtgagtggttgccagggtctgaGAGGTGACTGCCTCGTGGGTACAGTTCAGTGTCTTTCAGGATGATTAAAATGGTGAATCACCATCTCTGTGAATATGCTAGAAATTAGCGAATTGAAGTAGATATATCGCATGGTATTTGAATTATATCTCAAGGAAGccgattttttttcatattttatttattcatgagagacggagagagagagagagagagagagagagaggcagagacacaggcagagggagaagcaggctccatgcagggagcccgatatgggactcaatcccgggactccaggatcatgccctggactgaaggtaggcactaaaccactgagccacccaggtgtctcagaagctgatatttttttgaaaagaatatgaaGATGTGTTTGCCTTTTATGAATTAATCagtcaacaaatgtttttaaGCACTCATTGgggagccaggcactgtgctagctCTAGGGGCACCATGGTGAGCAAACCAGATATGGTTCCTGCCCCCTGGAGTTTCCAGTTCAGTGGGAGAGATGCAAAACTcaccattttaaatgtttaattacaaaatggaaaatgttctGAGAAGGGAAAGAACAGGGACCCAGGAGAGCTGAAGGGTCACAGGGCTTCCTTGAAGAAGTGATACAGGAGCTGAGGGATGATCTACAGAAGCAAGGTGGAGAAAGTTTTACACTGAGGTGGGgaaagcaagtgcaaaggccctgtggggAGGGCTAACCAGGGACCGCTGTCACTGGACTACAGGGAGCAAGAGATGGATCAATGGACCTCAAAACTGAGGTGGTGAATTTAGATTCTGGTCTGGCAGCAGAAGTCTCTCCAAGTTGTGAGCAAAGCTGGACACCATCAGGTTCATAATCTGGTCCCTCTGGATACTGGGAGGAGGATGGGTGTGGGGGTCAGGAACACCGTGTGGAGAGACCAGCTAAAGATGGGGTGGCTGGCTGGAGATTGCAGGGATGATGGGCAGGAACGTGTGGTTCAGAGGTACACGTGAACCCAGAATGGTGAGAGGGAGCGGTGctctcccccccttccctttCTACCTGTGTCATCTTGATTCCTTTGATTTTGGGTCTGATGAGTCATCTGTGAGTCATCACCCCCACAGTCAccactgttttttccttttttaacaatgaacttgtttttagccactgaGCCATTATGTTACAGGCCAGTGGATTTGGAGGCCCTTCCTCAAATACAGCCCTggggaaaatttatttatttatttatttatttatttatttattattattattatttattttaatatgcagtttcttttctttctttctttctttctttctttttttaaaattttctttatttattcatgagaggtgcagagagaggcagagacacaggcagagggagaagcaggctccatgcagggagcccaagactcattccagggtctccaggatcacaccctgggctgaaggcggcgctaaaccgttgagccacctgggctgcccctggggaaaatttaaaagactatttaagAAAAGATTCACCATAACATGGCTGTCACTACACACTCTGCTCAAGGCTGTCATGAGCTGGCCTGTACGGGGCTAGGGTCCAGCTGGTGGCCCTCTGGAGCATGACTGTGGAGCAGAACGCCCTGCCTTGGCTCCCTGGGGCCCAGTGAGGTGGTGGCCATGCTTGGCCATGACTaatcctgctccccctcctccgtGTGGATTTGTTTTtggctttggtttgttttttttatgattttatttacttatttgggagaaagagaaagagagagagagagagagagagagcacagcaggggtggggcagagggagaagcagactccgctgagcaggaagccagatgtggggctcgattccaggaccctaggatcacgacctaagctgaaggcagcttaaccgactgagccacccaggcgccccctccatGTGGATTCTGTGACACCCTGGCATGCTTGCCATCACAGCCCTGGGCCAGAACACCCACAGTCCGCAGGGATCTCAGGATGGCCTCCCACTGACCCAGGGTAGGCCTCCATCCTTGAAAATATTAACTTGTTAATGTTCTTCTGAACTCCCCCATTTGCTAAGATGGTATCCCCAGAACCTCCTTTTCTGGGGGTCTGCTCTGAGGCAGGCTGGGGGATAGAGCCACCTGCAGGACATAAAGTGCCTCCATTTTGCAGTCACCCAAGCATGGCCCATCAGAAACCCAAGCATCACCTCTCCTGGAGCATCTCCCTCATCTCTGGAGTCGCAGCTCCTCAGATCGCCCCCTGAACACTCTAAAATCTCCCCTCCAATTCCCTTTGTCTGCCCCAGTTCCATTTGCCTGGAAGACCAGGCCAATCTCCCTCATCCTGGCCTCATAGCCCCTCATCCCTGCTGCCAACCCTTGGGCACCACCCCTGCCACCACGGGGTGAGACTGTTTGCACCTGGTCTCCCtaactctctcactctctcttcctcctgccttccctccgCTACTTGATTCACTTCGCTGCGCCCCTCAAGACTCATCTCAGAAGTCACCCTTGGGAAGCCACCTTGACCTTCAGGTGGGGTCACTTTCTTCCCTTGGGTTATGCTTTACCCACTGGGCTGCAATGTCTCCCTGGAGGCTGTCTTCAAGGTCAAGGCCCAGATGGCCAGATGGGGTGAAAACAACTCCTCAGCAGGGCTCCAGGGTGTTGTTCAGAAGCGAAGCGCAGCCCTGGGCACACATGGGGCATCACTGGAGCTGTGTCTAGGGTCAGTATAAGCCAAAATAGGGCCCTGGGACACATAAAAGGTTAGGGCAATATCTGCTCCTGTCTTATCCTCCAGCTCTGAGCTGGTTCATTCATGTTTTCACTCAGCAAACACCAGCCTCTTCCTCTTCGCCATACCCACCTGGACAGGCCCCAAGCTGGGCATTCAGGCCTAGAGGGCCTCTCCATCTGGTGCTGGAGCCAGCCTGGACAGGACAGTACAAGATGGGCTCTGCTGGATATAGCTGGTGAGAGTGGAGGGCACTTTTAATCCTTCTCCGATTCCAAGAGGTCAGGAGGGTCCTAGATTCCATAGCAGCAGAATTCCAAAAGTGGCTGCCCAAATGGGCTGGCTCCCCATAGCCAGATGTCACTCAGGACGCTGGAGCCTGAGCTCCTGACTGCATTCCAATCTGCTTCTGCCTGCACCTGGAGGATGTCTTGTGGCTGGTGGGAGTGTAGGTAGGATGGGAGATAAACCACTAGGGGCCAGGGGTTCATGGGTTTTTGAAAGCAAACCTCCCTGGTGTTCTCCTGGGAGGGAGCAATGCTAAAGCCACAGAAGCTGCATTGGTGGTTGGCTTCTTGGCCCTGAGGTGAAGGGTGGGTTTCCCTGGGGCCCATTAGGCCATGGGGCATCCCCAAAGTGCAGTTAGGGCTACCAGCCAAAGGGACAGGCTCAGGGCAGACCCGGGGCTGGACGGGTGAAGCCAGGCTGGGTCCTGGGTGCAGATGCGTCTCTCCCCCACCCAGCGTGGGCACCACTTGGTGATGGAGGAGCCAGACCACTGTTAATTCACCTCTGAAGAGGGCAGGCATAGTGGGCCATCGCCGGGCGCCATTGGGGGGCCTGAATGCTGGGAGCCGCAGTCAGGCTGGGGAAGCAAGGAGCAGCCCAAGGGCACGGGAGgtggggccgggcgggcggcggcagTGGACAGAGGGCGAGGACGAGTcgccgagcctcagtttctcaatgTACAGAACGGTGGCGGTTGTGCAGACTGGAcagcacatagtaggccctcAGGCGGGAGCGTGACTGCTCAGCCATCTGACTTGGCCGAGATGAGGCCTGGAGCCCGAGACCCCACTGCGTGGCGGGGGCTCTTTGGCCTCAGGTCACTGCAGGAGGCCCCCAGCCTGGAGTCCAGCCGCTCTGTGAATAGGAGTGCGCGTGCGCGGGGCCCAGCTGCGGCGCATCGGCGCCCCCGTGTGGCCACAGCAGGAACCACCGGCCTTGCGAACCCTCGGTCGTTAGCGGGGACGCCGGATGATGGGGGGAGGCTCCCCGCCTCAGAGAGCTCTTTAAGGTGATCATCTAAGGAGTGTGAATCCGAGGGTATGTGACAGTCTGAAGGCGTGACAGGCCTAACAGTAACATCTCACATCTGGACATGTGGGCATCACAGGTCCAGAGCGGTGAATGAGCTCCCCAAGATCAGGACTGGCTCTGCCTGAGGCCCCATGTCTAACACTCTCAGTGGCATGCAGCAGGTGCTTAATAAGTGTTTGTGGCGTGAGAACGAGTAAGCCATCTGTGTGTGCAGCAGGGCTGGACGTGGGGGAATCAGTGGTCAGACGGTCACAACGTGCATCTCGTCACTCGGACCTTCTGACCACCCTCTGAAAGGGCCCAAGGATAATGAGGCGCCTCTGAAGGCCCCAGACACTGGAAGGTGGggtggagagacagagggaggctcGGCCCCATACACCCTGTGACGGGCCCGCCCAATCCTCTGACGGCCCCCTTCCCGGATCCTATCCTGGAAGCTTCTCCACGTTACCTGTAGTGTCTCTCTCAGGAGGCCAGGCAGAGCAGGTAAGGATGGAAGTGGGGCTGCATGCTAGCCTGACCCTGACGCTCCCTGGGGACGGCAGAACAGGAAAGGCAAAGGCAAGCCTGCTAGTGGTGGTGATGtgtgaaacaaagacaaaagagaaattactaaatttccttactgcctacagcccactgacaagtccttgaaacaggcagagtgacattcctctagggactcagctgcctcgatgttttgttttgttttaaagattttatttatttattcatgatagtcacacagagagagacagagaggcagagggagaagcaggctccgtgcaccgggagcccgacgtgggactcgatcccgggtctccaggatcacgccccgggccaaaggcaggcgccaaacctctgtgccacccagggatccctagctgccTTGATGTTGACACTATGCTAAGGGCAAAGGCAATCTTAGCTCATCCTCCCCAGgaccctgtaagtctactttatttttttatttttttaaagattttatttatttattcatgagacacagagagagagagagagagagagaggcagaggcaggcagagggagaagcaggctccatgcaccgggagcccgatgtgggattcgatcccgggtctccaggatcacgccccgggccaaaggcaggcgccaaacctctgtgccacccagggatccctagctgccTTGATGTTGACACTATGCTAAGGGCAAAGGCAATCTTAGCTCATCCTCCCCAGgaccctgtaagtctactttatttttttatttttttaaagattttatttatttattcatgagacacagagagagagagagagagagagagagagaggcagagacaggcagagggagaagcaggctccatgcagggaacccgacgtgggactcgattgggatcccgggactctaggatcacgccctgggctgaaggcggtgctaaactgctgagccaccgggactccCTGTAAGTCTACTTAAAggtataaaaattcctttggaaaccgcctttatctctacccccgcGTGATATATGTTGGCAGTCAGcctccaagcatatgacccaccgatatacatctgaagagTCTTATGACAATTTTTGCTAAACAGTAATAAATCACCTTTTCTTAACAATAGCTAGTCCCCTCAGAATCCTGGAAACCACGTTTCCAAAATACCTGGGAGGCTAACTTGCTCCCtaaacccctcccaacttgaaagtacataaatgggccactcctcatgaccccagggcagctctctctgcccttggatcctgtccctgtgctttaataaagtcatctttttgcaccaaagacgtctcaagaattctttctcggTCGTGGGCTATGAACCCTAGTATCTTTCCTACATCAGTGGGACTTTAGGCTGGGTGGGGAAGTGCGAAGCAGGAGAGGCAGGTGGGTGCAGAGGCTGGGGATGAGCACCGGGTACTTGCCCCCCACACCCCACGGCCATGCCCCAGACACTAGGCTAGGGGctcaggctggggagggggtccAGACCAGGCTCACAGCCCACAGGCAGGGTGGCGGCCTCGCTGGGTGGGATGTGGTGGGTCATGTAGCGCTTCCCCATGAAGGAGCCAATCCGCAGCTGCTCCGGGGCCTCCTCAGGCCACCACAGGCTGGAGCTGGTTGGGGAGAGGAGGCGGCACTGGGTCCCTGCTGGGTCGAGTGGCCTGCCAAGTCAGGGCCTCCTCCCACAgcctccccctttccttccttctagaaCCAGCTGCTGTTGGCCCACCTCCTGACTACCCTGGTATCAGTTCTCTGAAGTGACTAAGGGTTCATGGGAGAGAAAACAAGGCCCAGGGGGAGAAAGGCTGGGGCCAAGGATACAGTGAAGGGCAGGGCAGAGCAAGGTGGCCCCTTTTCTGAACCCATCTTCAGAGAAGCTGCTGGGCCACCTCCCTGCCCTGCAGGTGAGAGATACTTGGGGTGGAAATTCCCTGAACATCCCAGGAAGGGGCACTGCCAACTCAAAACCGCCAGGTTCCTGGAGGGCTTCTAGGTGCTAGGACCAGTGAGAAGGAAGGGGCTccccagggtgggagggaggcccCTGAGGATATCAGCACTTACAAGTGCACAGTGGACGCTGCCAGGAAGGCTAAGAGCAGGAGGCCAGCCAGGGAGGAGAGGATAGAGGTGATGATGATCATGTCACCACTTCGCCGCCCTGGCCACGTGTCGATGGAGCCTGGGGCCTTCCCTGCACATAGCAGCTGCTCTCAGAGGCTGCCCCTTGACCCCAGGGCAGTCACTTCCACACCCAGGCTAACACTCAGGGCCTGAGAGCCTCTGAGCCCACCCATCTCAGCCAGGCATCTGTACCCTGCCAGCCTGGACCACCCACGGCTCCAGCCTCTTGGGTCTAACCTTCTAGGCTGTTCTTGTCAATGTGCCCACACACTGCCCTGCCCATGGCAAGCAAGTTACAGCAGACCTCAGGACTGACCATGTGGCTGCTCCCTGGAGTCTGGTATTCAAGGCTTTTAGATGAAAAGACCCCCTGCTGCCCACCTTACCCAACACCCCAGCCTCTATAGCCTGCTTCGAGTTGTCCCTCACACCAGACACTGGCTTTCCATATGCAGTTTCCTTGGCCTGGTGAATCACTGGTCCCTTAGGGTCCTGCTGAGGGAAGTCTCCCAGAACCCACGGCCCTGACTCTGACTCCAGCCTCCTTCATGCCCTAGCCCTTCTCCACCTGGTAGCACTTGACCCAGGGCTGGCATTGGAGGGGAAGGCTTTTCCTGCACACAACTGGGCTGGGACCTGGGCACCCAAGAGTTAACCAACATTTGAGCCTGGACAGAGCTGTCTCTGTCAATGAGACTGACCCAGTGCCCTACCTCACCCACACGAGGTTCTGTTTTGGGGGACGGGCTGGACTCGGACATTGCCCTCAGACCCCCAGTCTCAtggcagcaggaggagaggctggCTGGGCATGGCCATTTTGCAGGGGGACGGGCAGACTGGAGCcagagcaccccctcccccagcactaCCTTGGTGGAGAGTAATGGGGTCGGACCACCTGGTCTCAGCCTGGGGTGAGCCCCTGGCGTCCATCAAGAGGAACTTCACCCTGGGGAGAGGAAAAACAGGTGAGGCTCAAAGCCTCAACTGCCCTGGGTAGGGTGCTCACAGTGGCCAAGCCCCAGGAGTTCTGGGCCAGGCTCTTTTGGGGCACATCTGGCTTAGCCACAGCCTGGTGATGCTCTGGGGATCCTCTGACATCTCTCTGACCACAGTGACCTCTGCCAGCAGTCCCAGTCCAGATACCTCATCTGGTTTAGGGGACCCCAGTTACTAAATGTTACATACAGAATgcctcagggtggctcagtgtgtcAGAGGGAGCTAGGGGCCCCAGGCCTTGCCAAGGGAGAAAAGCTGGCCAAGTGGCATCTAGGAAGCCACAGAAGGCCCCCAGTAGGGTCGAACACcctaagggagggagggaagggtgtGGTCAGGGCACACTCAGAGCCTGGGATCACAAGGAGGGCGCcagaggccatgcagaggagctCAGGTTGTTATCTTTGCTCCAGGTGGGGAGCTCTGTATCTGAGGGCAGCTGGCTCTGGTGGCTGCTaggagtgggggcaggaggtgAGCCAGGAAGTAGGCAtgggggaggtgggaaggtggTCCTGtcggggcaggggctgggcagggggcagagggaggctaTGAATGGAAGTGTCAGTTCAGCCCATACAGTGATCCACCTTCCCTGCACCCTGTGTTGGTTTTCTCAGCTGGACTTGGACTCCTTGAGGACACCTGGTCCTGTCCTGTGGCCCGGGCAGCCCTCCTCTGGACACCTGTGCTCCCACTctggcccctctccccacctacCACATGACCTCATACCTACTAATTGCATCCAAACTTAGCCCTGGGCTTAGATTCCTGCCAGGTCTACCTGTGGGCCAGTGGCtgcagctccccagccccccgACTCTAGGCCAGaaaccccaccctgcccccaccagccCTGTGGAAAGGCCCCCTGGAAAGACCACACTCTGCCTGCCACCCAGCTGGGATGAGTGCTGCTCTTTGACCCCACAGAGGAATAAACCAAAATTAGACCTCTTCCCCCCAGCACAGCTCCTGTCCCAGGGTCCAGAGGGAGTGACCCACCTGTAAggtccagggctggggagggggttgTTGCAGTAGGGTGGTTCGTAGAAGTCAGCAAGACAGCCAGGGTCATTGCCTACCCGCAGCAGGGGGATGCTCCTGCCGCCACCCTCAGGGTCCTCACAGGGTAGCTGGTCCAGGGACAGGGGCAGTGTCATATAGTAGCCATCAGTCAGCAGCCGCGGGAAGGCTGGAATTTCAGCTAGCGTCTGTGGGTTGTGGAAGTCCTTGGAGGCTACAGGAGAAAGGGACAGACAGGTGGGGCAGAAAGCATAGCCCCTGGGTCCAGGGTCCCCCAGCCTGGCCCTCCTTGCCTCAGGGCCCAGAGATCCCCCCCAGACACAAATCAGGTTACTTAGTCACCCTCTCAGGGTCCCTCAGGATAAGGCCCAATGCCTAGTCCACTACCCTGCAGCCCTCCTCAGCCCCAGACCTACACCATGACACACCGTTGCTGAAGGTCACCACCAGCCAGACGGTGCTGGCAACACTGGCAGGCCCGTCCAGGACACAGCGAGGCTGCTCAAGGGAGAATGTGGTAGCTGTGACTTTCCCTTCCAGGTCCCAGGCTGTTATCTGCGGCGTGTAGGGGATCAGCTCTGCAGCCATGGAGATAGGCATGAGGGTCCTGGGACCTGCTCTCCCCTGTTGGAGGGGTGGGCTCCCAGAGTCCAATCACCCCCCGCAGGTGTCCCAGCCCCTTTCGTCTGGCCGGGTGAATTCATCCCCGGACCCCTACTCACTCAGGCTCATACAGGGCAGGGGCCAGATCAGTGTCCccacgaggaggaggaggagcagcgaTGGGCCAGGCTGCCTCTGGCGGAGCCCCATGATGGCCGCCCCAGCTCAGCCCTCTTCCACATTCACAGCCTGGGGCTGATCTGGCTGCCTCCTGCCACACCCTCTCCCCCAGAGCCTTGAGCCAGGAGGAGCTGGTTAGTCAGGCTGCCAGGCTGGCCAAGGGCTGGAAAGACCTGCAAATGTAAATGCACCCCACCCTCTCCCACCAGCTCAGCCTACCATAAGGGAGCTGGGCAGGGCTGTAGGTGGGGCAAGCCAGTGCCAGGCCCCACTGCCAGGCCTGAGGCGGATGCCACGGACCCCCAGAGCCCCATGTCTGAATTTGGGTCCCATCCAGCCTCTTTGCCTTCGAGAGGACCCAGTCTCTGGAAACACGGGCTCAGGACTACATGCTCGAGATTCCTGCACCCCAGGTGCCAGGAGCCTCCCTCTGGCCTTCCATCCCCACCCAGCAGAGTGGGAGCAGGATGCAGAGGCCCCGCCTGACCTGCCCAGCTGCAGCCCCAGGACAGCCCCCAGGATCCAGGCCATCTCAGtgccctgcct
This genomic window from Canis aureus isolate CA01 chromosome 8, VMU_Caureus_v.1.0, whole genome shotgun sequence contains:
- the UPK3B gene encoding uroplakin-3b isoform X1: MGLRQRQPGPSLLLLLLVGTLIWPLPCMSLKLIPYTPQITAWDLEGKVTATTFSLEQPRCVLDGPASVASTVWLVVTFSNGVSWSSKDFHNPQTLAEIPAFPRLLTDGYYMTLPLSLDQLPCEDPEGGGRSIPLLRVGNDPGCLADFYEPPYCNNPLPSPGPYRVKFLLMDARGSPQAETRWSDPITLHQGKAPGSIDTWPGRRSGDMIIITSILSSLAGLLLLAFLAASTVHFSSLWWPEEAPEQLRIGSFMGKRYMTHHIPPSEAATLPVGCEPGLDPLPSLSP
- the UPK3B gene encoding uroplakin-3b isoform X2, producing the protein MGLRQRQPGPSLLLLLLVGTLIWPLPCMSLKLIPYTPQITAWDLEGKVTATTFSLEQPRCVLDGPASVASTVWLVVTFSNASKDFHNPQTLAEIPAFPRLLTDGYYMTLPLSLDQLPCEDPEGGGRSIPLLRVGNDPGCLADFYEPPYCNNPLPSPGPYRVKFLLMDARGSPQAETRWSDPITLHQGKAPGSIDTWPGRRSGDMIIITSILSSLAGLLLLAFLAASTVHFSSLWWPEEAPEQLRIGSFMGKRYMTHHIPPSEAATLPVGCEPGLDPLPSLSP